A single genomic interval of Musa acuminata AAA Group cultivar baxijiao chromosome BXJ3-4, Cavendish_Baxijiao_AAA, whole genome shotgun sequence harbors:
- the LOC135635459 gene encoding probable protein phosphatase 2C 66 → MGSCLSASPSPVTVEGTPTVGSGYGGSSSALPRLGSKSWRGRKKVRKEKQKRGRRGAGSGGRRRETADGGCEAVEDELRRMPGRMFLNDASEVACLYTQQGRKGTNQDAMIVWENFSLTKGTIFCGVFDGHGPYGHMVAKKVRDSLPLKLSTQWRVRANSHESPDLNGSISGSMDSEEMASFSKDDNWSDYVDENEKVPEMYLPLKQSFLKAFRLMDKELKFHPMIDCFCSGTTAVTIVKQGQDLVIGNIGDSRAIMGTRDEDNNLIATQLTVDLKPNLPREAARIQQCKGRVFALQDEPEVARVWLPNNNSPGLAMARAFGDFCLKDYGLISVPEISYRHLTEKDEFIVLATDGVWDVLSNKEVVDIVVSAPTRSSAARAVVDCAVREWQLKFPTSKVDDCAVICLFLGHISSDASQNCDSNKKQTEPKKPMVLGLTDKEVIGEQETCELKSSITVDTTGLEPSYALHSANEIVSVSEGPQVMTVPENSQSTRSLAHCISVLEEEEWSALDGFTRVNSLLNIPRFLSGDKRTSSWKKWL, encoded by the exons ATGGGCTCGTGCCTCTCCGCATCCCCGTCGCCGGTGACGGTGGAGGGAACTCCGACGGTGGGCTCAGGCTACGGAGGCTCCTCCTCGGCCCTCCCTCGTCTCGGCTCCAAGAGCTGGAGGGGGAGGAAGAAGGTAAGGAAGGAGAAGCAGAAGAGAGGCAGACGGGGGGCAGGTAGCGGCGGGCGGCGGCGGGAAACGGCCGACGGCGGCTGCGAGGCCGTGGAGGATGAGCTCCGCCGCATGCCGGGCCGGATGTTCTTGAATGACGCCAGCGAGGTCGCTTGCCTGTACACGCAGCAGGGACGGAAGGGGACTAACCAGGATGCAATGATCGTGTGGGAG AATTTCTCTTTGACAAAAGGCACCATTTTCTGCGGGGTGTTTGATGGTCACGGTCCATATGGTCATATGGTTGCTAAGAAAGTCAGAGATTCTCTTCCTCTAAAGTTGTCCACCCAATGGAGAGTTAGAGCTAACAGTCACGAGAGTCCTGATCTAAATGGTAGTATTTCTGGGAGCATGGACTCTGAAGAAATGGCATCTTTTAGCAAAGATGATAATTGGAGTGACTACGTGGATGAGAATGAAAAAGTGCCTGAGATGTATCTTCCACTGAAGCAATCTTTCCTGAAGGCATTTAGATTGATGGACAAAGAGTTGAAGTTTCATCCAATGATCGATTGTTTTTGTAGTGGAACTACAGCAGTTACTATAGTAAAGCAG GGACAGGACCTTGTTATTGGAAACATTGGTGACTCAAGAGCGATAATGGGAACACGAGATGAGGACAATAATTTAATTGCTACACAGTTGACCGTTGACCTGAAGCCCAATCTTCCTA GGGAAGCTGCCAGAATCCAGCAATGCAAGGGAAGAGTTTTTGCACTGCAAGATGAACCAGAAGTCGCACGTGTTTGGTTGCCAAACAACAATTCCCCTGGATTGGCTATGGCCAGGGCTTTTGGGGATTTCTGTCTTAAAGATTATGGTCTAATATCAGTTCCAGAAATTTCATATCGCCATCTGACTGAGAAAGATGAGTTTATAGTTCTTGCCACCGATGGG GTTTGGGATGTTCTTTCTAACAAGGAGGTAGTAGATATTGTTGTATCAGCACCCACTCGCAGCAGTGCTGCCAGAGCTGTTGTCGACTGTGCAGTGCGAGAATGGCAGCTTAAGTTTCCTACATCAAAGGTCGATGACTGTGCTGTCATCTGCCTATTCTTGGGACACATATCATCTGATGCATCTCAGAATTGCGACTCGAACAAGAAACAGACCGAGCCAAAAAAGCCAATGGTGTTGGGTCTTACTGATAAAGAAGTTATAGGCGAACAAGAAACATGTGAATTGAAATCATCGATCACTGTTGATACTACTGGATTGGAACCCTCTTATGCTCTTCACAGTGCAAATGAGATTGTTTCAGTATCTGAGGGACCCCAAGTGATGACTGTGCCAGAAAATTCCCAATCTACCAGGAGCCTTGCCCATTGTATATCCGTTCTTGAGGAGGAGGAATGGTCAGCCTTAGATGGTTTCACTAGGGTAAATTCCCTACTTAATATTCCTAGATTTTTATCTGGTGATAAAAGAACCTCTAGTTGGAAAAAATGGTTGTGA
- the LOC135635405 gene encoding probable WRKY transcription factor 2 isoform X2 has translation MAKTDDNNAMIDDRPPPNTSSRAFLSNSINEEFGSKSFSDFLTENGNVGFPWTCENQKMGINTKIEEAEAGNDFSNDASVQPKPFDAPKSCSAVGLAERMAARKGFNVPKLDTARIPPATIVSSSEIRSPYLTIPPGLSPTMLLESPVFLANCLAQPSPTTGKFNFADIDSNPMSLSLSAVSTKSDNDLFEDIPEAFSFKPPLESHSHLSSTEEKQELPGIEVPIQSGKPTQTGTIEADNNNFQNQQKFHLQAGFSVPSDRKDTSDYIMLNQRVSDSIVGTDYAPTVDTQQDGEADLRGELSAAVGTPAEDGYNWRKYGQKQVKGSEYPRSYYKCTNPKCQVKKKVERSHEGHITEIIYKGAHNHPKPHTSRRLLHQFGDPQIDGSEQPGSQTSFDGKPVKGSLHSGNGGQDWWGDSLEATSSAPVAAEQCDPSNSLQQNQDGTHLSPEAIGVSSTMSNDEEEDDRATHGSVSLGCDGEGDETESKRRKLEASAIEMSAASRAVREPRVVVQTTSEVDILDDGYRWRKYGQKVVKGNPNPRSYYKCTNPGCTVRKHIERASHDLKSVITTYEGKHNHDVPVARNSGQPSSAQSNTTANAAPQHNGLLQRPEPTQDGFVRFDGHAALGTFGFPGREQLGQPSSFPFSMAQPGLANLAIAGLGPMAAAMKMPVVPPLHPYLSHLQLTEAGLMVPKVEPKEESMPDSELPVLNAASIYHQMMSRLPLGPQL, from the exons ATGGCTAAGACAGATGACAACAACGCCATGATCGACGACCGCCCACCTCCAAATACTAGCTCAAGAGCCTTTCTTTCGAACTCTATAAACGAAGAATTTGGATCGAAATCATTCTCAGATTTCTTGACAGAGAATGGAAATGTGGGGTTTCCTTGGACATGTGAAAACCAGAAAATGGGCATAAACACAAAAATAGAAGAAGCTGAGGCTGGAAACGACTTCTCAAATGATGCCTCAGTGCAACCAAAACCTTTTGATGCCCCCAAATCATGCTCTGCTGTAGGTCTTGCTGAGAGGATGGCAGCCAGAAAAGGATTTAATGTGCCGAAGCTTGATACAGCTCGGATACCACCGGCCACCATCGTTTCATCCTCGGAAATACGTTCCCCTTATTTGACTATTCCACCTGGTCTAAGTCCCACCATGTTGTTGGAGTCCCCGGTTTTTCTTGCTAATTGTCTG GCTCAACCATCTCCAACAACAGgcaagttcaattttgcagatatTGATTCAAACCCAATGTCACTCTCACTTTCGGCAGTTTCTACTAAAAGTGACAACGATCTATTTGAAGACATTCCAGAAGCATTTTCCTTTAAGCCTCCTCTGGAATCACACTCACACCTCTCAAGCACTGAAGAAAAG caggagttgccaggCATTGAGGTGCCCATTCAATCTGGAAAACCTACGCAAACAGGAACCATAGAAGCTGACAATAATAACTTCCAGAATCAACAAAAATTTCACCTTCAGGCTGGCTTTTCTGTCCCATCCGATAGAAAAGATACCTCTGATTATATTATGTTGAACCAGAGAGTCTCTGACTCCATCGTTGGAACTGATTATGCTCCGACTGTCGATACCCAGCAGGATGGGGAAGCAGACCTAAGAGGAGAACTTTCTGCAGCTGTTGGCACTCCAGCTGAGGATGGATACAATTGGAGGAAATATGGCCAAAAACAGGTAAAGGGCAGTGAATATCCAAGAAGCTATTACAAATGCACGAATCCAAAATGTCAGGTGAAGAAAAAGGTAGAGCGATCTCATGAGGGTCACATCACCGAGATAATCTATAAGGGTGCCCACAATCACCCCAAACCTCACACAAGTCGCCGTTTATTGCACCAATTTGGTGACCCTCAGATTGATGGCTCTGAACAGCCTGGCTCACAAACAAGTTTTGATGGCAAGCCTGTAAAGGGAAGCTTACACAGCGGGAATGGAGGTCAAGATTGGTGGGGAGATAGCCTGGAGGCAACCTCATCAGCCCCTGTTGCCGCTGAACAGTGTGACCCTTCTAACTCCCTGCAACAGAACCAAGATGGCACTCATTTATCCCCGGAAGCTATTGGTGTTTCATCAACGATGTCCAATGATGAAGAAGAGGATGATCGAGCAACCCATGGCAGTGTCTCACTTGGTTGTGATGGTGAAGGAGATGAAACAGAGTCAAAAAGAAG AAAGCTAGAAGCTTCTGCTATTGAAATGAGTGCAGCTTCAAGGGCAGTTCGCGAACCAAGAGTGGTGGTTCAGACTACCAGTGAGGTTGACATTCTCGATGATGGGTATCGTTGGCGCAAGTATGGTCAGAAGGTTGTCAAAGGAAACCCAAATCCCAG GAGTTATTATAAGTGCACCAATCCAGGATGCACAGTACGGAAGCACATTGAGAGGGCCTCGCATGATCTCAAGTCGGTGATTACCACTTATGAGGGCAAGCATAACCACGATGTGCCAGTGGCAAGAAACAGTGGCCAACCCAGTTCTGCCCAGTCAAATACAACAGCCAATGCAGCTCCACAACATAATGGCCTTCTGCAAAGGCCTGAGCCAACCCAAGATGGCTTTGTGAGGTTTGATGGCCATGCAGCTCTCGGCACATTTGGCTTCCCGGGAAGAGAGCAGTTAGGACAACCATCCAGCTTCCCTTTTTCCATGGCACAACCGGGCCTGGCAAACCTTGCCATAGCTGGATTGGGTCCGATGGCAGCAGCAATGAAGATGCCGGTTGTTCCTCCGCTTCATCCTTATTTAAGTCATCTCCAGCTGACCGAAGCTGGATTAATGGTGCCGAAAGTAGAGCCCAAGGAAGAATCCATGCCAGACTCAGAGCTGCCTGTGCTGAATGCCGCCTCAATTTATCATCAGATGATGAGCAGGCTTCCTCTAGGACCTCAGCTGTAA
- the LOC135635405 gene encoding probable WRKY transcription factor 2 isoform X1: MAKTDDNNAMIDDRPPPNTSSRAFLSNSINEEFGSKSFSDFLTENGNVGFPWTCENQKMGINTKIEEAEAGNDFSNDASVQPKPFDAPKSCSAVGLAERMAARKGFNVPKLDTARIPPATIVSSSEIRSPYLTIPPGLSPTMLLESPVFLANCLAQPSPTTGKFNFADIDSNPMSLSLSAVSTKSDNDLFEDIPEAFSFKPPLESHSHLSSTEEKQQELPGIEVPIQSGKPTQTGTIEADNNNFQNQQKFHLQAGFSVPSDRKDTSDYIMLNQRVSDSIVGTDYAPTVDTQQDGEADLRGELSAAVGTPAEDGYNWRKYGQKQVKGSEYPRSYYKCTNPKCQVKKKVERSHEGHITEIIYKGAHNHPKPHTSRRLLHQFGDPQIDGSEQPGSQTSFDGKPVKGSLHSGNGGQDWWGDSLEATSSAPVAAEQCDPSNSLQQNQDGTHLSPEAIGVSSTMSNDEEEDDRATHGSVSLGCDGEGDETESKRRKLEASAIEMSAASRAVREPRVVVQTTSEVDILDDGYRWRKYGQKVVKGNPNPRSYYKCTNPGCTVRKHIERASHDLKSVITTYEGKHNHDVPVARNSGQPSSAQSNTTANAAPQHNGLLQRPEPTQDGFVRFDGHAALGTFGFPGREQLGQPSSFPFSMAQPGLANLAIAGLGPMAAAMKMPVVPPLHPYLSHLQLTEAGLMVPKVEPKEESMPDSELPVLNAASIYHQMMSRLPLGPQL; encoded by the exons ATGGCTAAGACAGATGACAACAACGCCATGATCGACGACCGCCCACCTCCAAATACTAGCTCAAGAGCCTTTCTTTCGAACTCTATAAACGAAGAATTTGGATCGAAATCATTCTCAGATTTCTTGACAGAGAATGGAAATGTGGGGTTTCCTTGGACATGTGAAAACCAGAAAATGGGCATAAACACAAAAATAGAAGAAGCTGAGGCTGGAAACGACTTCTCAAATGATGCCTCAGTGCAACCAAAACCTTTTGATGCCCCCAAATCATGCTCTGCTGTAGGTCTTGCTGAGAGGATGGCAGCCAGAAAAGGATTTAATGTGCCGAAGCTTGATACAGCTCGGATACCACCGGCCACCATCGTTTCATCCTCGGAAATACGTTCCCCTTATTTGACTATTCCACCTGGTCTAAGTCCCACCATGTTGTTGGAGTCCCCGGTTTTTCTTGCTAATTGTCTG GCTCAACCATCTCCAACAACAGgcaagttcaattttgcagatatTGATTCAAACCCAATGTCACTCTCACTTTCGGCAGTTTCTACTAAAAGTGACAACGATCTATTTGAAGACATTCCAGAAGCATTTTCCTTTAAGCCTCCTCTGGAATCACACTCACACCTCTCAAGCACTGAAGAAAAG cagcaggagttgccaggCATTGAGGTGCCCATTCAATCTGGAAAACCTACGCAAACAGGAACCATAGAAGCTGACAATAATAACTTCCAGAATCAACAAAAATTTCACCTTCAGGCTGGCTTTTCTGTCCCATCCGATAGAAAAGATACCTCTGATTATATTATGTTGAACCAGAGAGTCTCTGACTCCATCGTTGGAACTGATTATGCTCCGACTGTCGATACCCAGCAGGATGGGGAAGCAGACCTAAGAGGAGAACTTTCTGCAGCTGTTGGCACTCCAGCTGAGGATGGATACAATTGGAGGAAATATGGCCAAAAACAGGTAAAGGGCAGTGAATATCCAAGAAGCTATTACAAATGCACGAATCCAAAATGTCAGGTGAAGAAAAAGGTAGAGCGATCTCATGAGGGTCACATCACCGAGATAATCTATAAGGGTGCCCACAATCACCCCAAACCTCACACAAGTCGCCGTTTATTGCACCAATTTGGTGACCCTCAGATTGATGGCTCTGAACAGCCTGGCTCACAAACAAGTTTTGATGGCAAGCCTGTAAAGGGAAGCTTACACAGCGGGAATGGAGGTCAAGATTGGTGGGGAGATAGCCTGGAGGCAACCTCATCAGCCCCTGTTGCCGCTGAACAGTGTGACCCTTCTAACTCCCTGCAACAGAACCAAGATGGCACTCATTTATCCCCGGAAGCTATTGGTGTTTCATCAACGATGTCCAATGATGAAGAAGAGGATGATCGAGCAACCCATGGCAGTGTCTCACTTGGTTGTGATGGTGAAGGAGATGAAACAGAGTCAAAAAGAAG AAAGCTAGAAGCTTCTGCTATTGAAATGAGTGCAGCTTCAAGGGCAGTTCGCGAACCAAGAGTGGTGGTTCAGACTACCAGTGAGGTTGACATTCTCGATGATGGGTATCGTTGGCGCAAGTATGGTCAGAAGGTTGTCAAAGGAAACCCAAATCCCAG GAGTTATTATAAGTGCACCAATCCAGGATGCACAGTACGGAAGCACATTGAGAGGGCCTCGCATGATCTCAAGTCGGTGATTACCACTTATGAGGGCAAGCATAACCACGATGTGCCAGTGGCAAGAAACAGTGGCCAACCCAGTTCTGCCCAGTCAAATACAACAGCCAATGCAGCTCCACAACATAATGGCCTTCTGCAAAGGCCTGAGCCAACCCAAGATGGCTTTGTGAGGTTTGATGGCCATGCAGCTCTCGGCACATTTGGCTTCCCGGGAAGAGAGCAGTTAGGACAACCATCCAGCTTCCCTTTTTCCATGGCACAACCGGGCCTGGCAAACCTTGCCATAGCTGGATTGGGTCCGATGGCAGCAGCAATGAAGATGCCGGTTGTTCCTCCGCTTCATCCTTATTTAAGTCATCTCCAGCTGACCGAAGCTGGATTAATGGTGCCGAAAGTAGAGCCCAAGGAAGAATCCATGCCAGACTCAGAGCTGCCTGTGCTGAATGCCGCCTCAATTTATCATCAGATGATGAGCAGGCTTCCTCTAGGACCTCAGCTGTAA